The Acaryochloris thomasi RCC1774 genome contains a region encoding:
- a CDS encoding NAD(P)H-quinone oxidoreductase subunit N — MALIITGKKFIKEVERDGAVGVYVPSEGGFEGRFKRRLRAAGYATQFVSAPGVGDLAAYFTNVHGVRPPHLGKREIHTYYLPPFVTYHLEMLPPGAEGLVLWLYDGKRLSQQELAYLCDLTQSNAQVKIVVELGGSRNFRWQPLTQVLTAA; from the coding sequence ATGGCATTGATCATCACCGGGAAAAAGTTTATTAAAGAGGTCGAAAGGGATGGCGCAGTGGGCGTCTATGTTCCCTCAGAGGGTGGTTTCGAAGGACGGTTCAAGCGACGGCTGCGGGCTGCGGGCTATGCAACCCAGTTTGTCTCTGCTCCGGGCGTTGGTGACTTGGCGGCGTATTTCACAAATGTGCATGGCGTGCGTCCACCTCACCTGGGTAAAAGAGAAATTCACACCTATTACTTACCGCCCTTTGTGACGTACCACCTTGAAATGCTGCCGCCCGGTGCAGAGGGACTCGTGCTATGGCTCTATGACGGTAAGCGATTATCGCAGCAAGAATTGGCCTATCTCTGTGATTTGACTCAATCTAATGCTCAGGTGAAGATTGTGGTCGAGTTAGGGGGTAGCCGCAATTTCCGCTGGCAGCCTCTGACGCAGGTACTTACAGCCGCCTAA
- a CDS encoding HAD family hydrolase codes for MKTPQTLALDFDGIICNGLQEYFQTTWRAYCQVWSTSSGTAPETLAQQFYHLRPVVETGWEMPVLLRAILKGFSEEAILQNWPNIRDRVVVEDDLNPKMLATQVDAVRDRWLNSDLESWLALHTFYEGVIPKLQALSEQLPIVIITTKESRFVKALLQQAGLQIPDDRLFGKDCRRPKAETLRQLKTTSPTPIWFIEDRLATLQTIKQQRDLTDIALFLGDWGYNTQQQQQAANRDPRIHRLSLAQFGQEFSGWLQS; via the coding sequence GTGAAAACTCCCCAAACGTTAGCGCTAGATTTCGACGGCATTATTTGTAACGGTCTCCAAGAGTATTTTCAGACAACCTGGCGTGCCTACTGCCAAGTCTGGTCAACGTCATCAGGAACTGCTCCTGAGACCTTGGCCCAGCAGTTTTATCATCTACGGCCTGTTGTCGAAACAGGGTGGGAAATGCCGGTGCTGCTGCGGGCTATTCTCAAAGGATTCTCTGAAGAGGCTATTCTTCAGAACTGGCCTAATATCCGAGATCGCGTTGTTGTTGAAGACGATCTCAACCCCAAGATGTTGGCGACTCAAGTTGATGCCGTGCGCGATCGCTGGCTAAACAGTGATTTAGAGTCTTGGCTGGCACTGCACACCTTTTATGAGGGAGTCATTCCAAAGCTCCAGGCACTGAGCGAACAGCTCCCTATTGTCATTATTACGACCAAGGAAAGCCGGTTTGTGAAGGCTCTCCTCCAGCAAGCGGGCCTTCAGATCCCTGACGACCGACTATTTGGTAAGGACTGTCGCCGTCCTAAAGCAGAGACGCTGCGACAGCTCAAGACGACAAGCCCGACTCCCATCTGGTTTATTGAGGACCGGTTGGCAACGCTCCAAACGATTAAGCAGCAGCGTGATCTCACAGACATTGCTCTTTTTCTCGGTGACTGGGGCTATAACACCCAGCAGCAGCAGCAAGCTGCGAACCGCGACCCTCGCATTCACCGACTATCGCTCGCTCAATTCGGACAGGAATTTTCAGGCTGGCTACAAAGCTAG